A single region of the Flammeovirga agarivorans genome encodes:
- a CDS encoding DeoR/GlpR family DNA-binding transcription regulator translates to MLKEERHQYILAEIRKNNKVLSSELSQRLNVSEDTVRRDLRELSDLGSIRRVHGGAVKHQNEINLEEHSEVSSYIPFSYEDREVYSKAKKEIIAEKAISMLNDDFVILIDGGTTNLELVKKLPKDFKGTIITNCLPIASSLVGHRFVDVYFLGGKILPNALVTVGYSVMNELKEIKADVCFLGTRSLDTSRGITDIDREEVEVKNAMSKAANKVVSVATSDKLNTAQPFLCVSVDKVNVLITELDTNEPILKPFKDLGMEII, encoded by the coding sequence ATGTTAAAAGAAGAGAGACATCAATATATCTTGGCAGAGATCAGAAAGAATAACAAAGTACTTTCATCTGAGCTTAGTCAACGTTTAAATGTTTCTGAGGATACTGTTCGTAGAGATTTGAGAGAATTATCAGATCTTGGCTCAATTCGTAGAGTTCATGGTGGTGCTGTGAAGCATCAAAATGAAATTAACTTGGAAGAACATTCTGAGGTTTCTTCTTATATTCCTTTTAGCTATGAGGACCGTGAGGTGTACAGTAAAGCAAAAAAGGAAATCATTGCTGAAAAAGCAATCTCAATGCTTAACGATGATTTTGTGATTCTTATTGATGGCGGTACGACTAACCTAGAGTTAGTAAAAAAATTACCGAAAGATTTTAAAGGAACCATTATCACCAATTGTCTTCCTATTGCATCCTCATTGGTAGGGCACCGATTTGTTGATGTCTATTTCTTAGGTGGTAAAATCTTACCAAACGCATTAGTTACTGTAGGCTATTCTGTGATGAATGAGTTGAAAGAAATTAAAGCAGATGTGTGCTTTTTAGGTACCCGTAGTTTAGATACTTCAAGAGGAATTACGGATATCGATAGAGAAGAGGTGGAAGTGAAAAATGCAATGAGCAAGGCGGCAAACAAAGTAGTTTCAGTGGCTACTTCTGATAAATTAAACACTGCACAACCATTTTTATGTGTTTCTGTAGATAAAGTAAATGTACTTATTACAGAATTAGATACCAACGAACCAATATTAAAACCATTTAAGGACTTAGGAATGGAAATTATTTAA
- a CDS encoding 4-hydroxy-3-methylbut-2-enyl diphosphate reductase codes for MEVTIDQKSGYCFGVEFAIQMAEEEMDESGKLYCLGDIVHNSMEVKRLREKGLIVIDKEDLKDLRDCKVLIRAHGEPPETYRIAIENNIELIDASCPVVLKLQNRVKNAYDKSEEQEGQLVIYGKPGHAEVIGLTGQTGDNCIIVSSIEDLEKVDFNKPVTLFSQTTKSTKGFYELKAEIEKRIDAAQGEEKHKDEFNANDSICRQVSNREPQMVKFSGENDVIIFVSGKKSSNGRALYNVCLKHNPRSYFVENEDEIDLSWINPEDNVGISGATSTPMWLMEQVKTYLEENVHASA; via the coding sequence ATGGAAGTTACAATCGATCAGAAATCTGGATATTGCTTTGGGGTTGAGTTTGCTATTCAAATGGCAGAAGAGGAGATGGACGAGTCAGGCAAGTTATATTGTTTGGGTGATATCGTTCATAATAGCATGGAAGTAAAAAGGTTAAGAGAAAAAGGTCTGATTGTTATCGATAAAGAAGATCTTAAAGATTTACGTGATTGTAAAGTCTTAATCAGAGCTCATGGCGAGCCACCAGAAACGTATAGAATCGCTATTGAAAATAATATCGAATTAATTGATGCATCTTGCCCTGTTGTTTTAAAACTACAGAACAGAGTAAAGAATGCTTATGATAAATCAGAAGAACAAGAAGGGCAGTTAGTAATCTATGGAAAGCCAGGTCATGCTGAGGTGATTGGTTTGACAGGTCAAACAGGTGATAATTGTATTATTGTATCTTCAATTGAGGATTTAGAGAAAGTGGACTTTAATAAACCCGTAACTCTATTTTCTCAGACAACAAAAAGTACGAAAGGTTTTTATGAACTGAAGGCTGAAATTGAAAAAAGAATTGATGCAGCTCAAGGGGAAGAGAAACATAAAGACGAGTTCAATGCGAACGATAGTATTTGTAGACAAGTATCCAACAGAGAACCGCAGATGGTTAAGTTCTCTGGAGAGAATGATGTGATCATTTTTGTTAGTGGTAAAAAATCTTCAAATGGTAGAGCATTGTATAACGTTTGTCTAAAACACAACCCAAGAAGCTACTTTGTAGAAAACGAAGATGAAATCGACTTATCATGGATCAATCCTGAGGATAATGTAGGTATCTCTGGAGCAACTTCTACACCAATGTGGCTAATGGAACAGGTGAAAACATATTTGGAGGAAAATGTGCATGCATCTGCATAA
- the speD gene encoding adenosylmethionine decarboxylase — MSFYKGEEIFLGKQLLGELYSCDHDALNDPQKMKEIMEAAAITANTTIVQSVFHHFSPHGVSGVVVIQESHFAVHTWPEHNFVSVDFYTCGDTAFPEKAMEYLVHVLAPNSYELKEVNRGDLKKIDQFAKKEI, encoded by the coding sequence ATGAGTTTTTATAAAGGAGAGGAAATTTTTCTAGGGAAACAACTTTTAGGTGAATTGTATTCATGTGACCATGATGCTTTAAATGATCCTCAGAAAATGAAGGAGATTATGGAGGCGGCAGCGATTACGGCTAATACTACCATTGTACAATCTGTTTTTCATCATTTTTCCCCTCATGGTGTTTCAGGAGTTGTTGTAATTCAGGAAAGTCATTTTGCTGTACATACATGGCCAGAACATAATTTTGTGTCTGTAGATTTTTATACCTGTGGTGATACGGCATTTCCAGAAAAAGCAATGGAATATTTAGTACATGTTTTGGCTCCTAATTCTTATGAATTAAAAGAGGTAAATAGGGGGGATCTTAAGAAAATAGACCAATTTGCTAAAAAAGAGATATAA
- a CDS encoding M15 family metallopeptidase produces MFRYLLLLFVFGIFSCSTSSSSEINLVKTETLQAPTLNKSIDNIIHAIVDKKLAQSKYLKEIQPWPDSSFVELDRLDSLFVLDIRYATTNNFTKTVLYDCPKAMLRKVVALQLVKVQQELIKKGYRIKLFDCYRPLSVQWKMWKVYPDRRYVADPRIGSWHNRGLAVDLTLCDLDGNQIEMGTPYDYFGKEAWPAYENLSKDVLHHRKLLAKTMWKYGFGPTSTEWWHYSYQSVRFGVSNFPFSCQKN; encoded by the coding sequence ATGTTCAGATATCTTCTACTTTTATTTGTCTTCGGGATTTTTAGCTGTTCTACCTCATCAAGTTCTGAGATCAATTTAGTTAAAACAGAAACCCTCCAAGCTCCAACTTTAAACAAAAGCATCGATAATATTATACACGCTATAGTTGATAAAAAGTTGGCACAAAGCAAATATCTTAAAGAGATTCAACCTTGGCCTGACTCTTCGTTTGTAGAATTAGACCGATTGGACAGCCTTTTTGTACTTGATATTCGATATGCAACAACTAATAACTTCACTAAAACAGTATTGTATGATTGCCCAAAAGCAATGCTTCGTAAAGTGGTCGCCTTACAATTAGTAAAGGTACAACAAGAACTCATTAAAAAAGGTTATAGAATTAAATTATTTGATTGCTACCGACCTTTATCTGTACAATGGAAAATGTGGAAAGTATATCCAGATAGAAGATATGTAGCAGACCCAAGAATTGGATCATGGCACAACAGAGGTCTTGCTGTTGACTTAACGCTTTGTGATCTTGATGGCAACCAAATCGAAATGGGTACACCCTACGATTACTTTGGCAAGGAAGCGTGGCCTGCTTACGAAAATTTATCTAAAGATGTATTACATCACAGAAAATTATTAGCTAAAACTATGTGGAAGTATGGATTTGGCCCTACAAGTACTGAATGGTGGCATTATTCTTACCAATCCGTTCGTTTTGGTGTCTCTAATTTTCCTTTTAGCTGTCAAAAAAATTAA
- a CDS encoding chalcone isomerase family protein, producing the protein MKKVLYTIIVMIASIISVNAQTTTVSDVTLENKVEINGLSLDLNGAGVRSKYFLSLYVGSLYLPKKSTDANEVLYNTDNKMIQLDIISSLISKEKMEETIKEGFKNSMNGDTSSLQSEIDSFIAVFSDEVEVGDKFQFVDKGTILKAYKNGKELTTIKNEEFQKVLFGIWLGNKPADKKLKNKMLGKAN; encoded by the coding sequence ATGAAGAAAGTACTATATACTATCATAGTAATGATTGCCTCAATCATTTCAGTAAACGCACAAACTACTACGGTTTCAGACGTAACTCTAGAAAACAAAGTTGAGATCAATGGTTTATCTCTTGACCTTAATGGAGCAGGGGTACGTTCTAAGTATTTCCTTTCATTATATGTAGGTAGTTTATACTTACCGAAGAAATCGACAGATGCTAACGAAGTGCTTTATAACACTGACAATAAGATGATCCAATTGGACATTATCTCTAGCCTAATTTCTAAAGAGAAAATGGAAGAGACAATCAAAGAAGGATTCAAAAACTCAATGAATGGAGATACTTCTTCATTACAATCAGAAATCGATAGTTTTATCGCAGTATTTTCAGATGAAGTAGAAGTAGGTGATAAATTCCAATTTGTAGACAAAGGAACTATTCTAAAAGCTTACAAAAATGGCAAAGAGTTAACGACAATCAAGAACGAAGAATTCCAAAAAGTTTTATTCGGTATTTGGTTAGGAAATAAGCCAGCAGATAAGAAGCTTAAAAATAAAATGTTAGGTAAAGCGAACTAA